One stretch of Francisella sp. LA112445 DNA includes these proteins:
- a CDS encoding succinylglutamate desuccinylase/aspartoacylase family protein yields the protein MQAALHAGELNGIAIIQALQAYLKENPVDFNFKLIPFANPFAMDVKVGEYTYGRFDAKTGDNWNRGFKNLLEPIADKPKINLERFIYDNSTDSFDLVCSKFTSLLKKRLELLLSLDLAPYERLAALLHYEAIDADFSFDLHNDSISVPYIYAPDYLNTKRLKHFNSDYFVLTPNEISTCFNQAIFYPWWQLTDTWNKIKNDNKLPPKHAFTYETGNKEDFDLCTAKKLLSGILAYIGGDTVPAGAIKYACYERDFFRIRAQNGGLIDYDDSKLGQVLTSDERIAQLYTKEHIVSGNAPIEIKAPCDRSVLITRTSSSSVHEGDEVAKVMSNIFNID from the coding sequence ATGCAGGCAGCGCTTCATGCTGGAGAGCTTAATGGCATTGCTATTATTCAAGCATTACAAGCATATTTAAAAGAAAATCCTGTTGATTTTAATTTCAAACTTATTCCGTTTGCAAATCCTTTTGCAATGGATGTGAAAGTTGGAGAGTATACATATGGCCGCTTTGATGCCAAAACAGGTGATAACTGGAATAGAGGATTTAAGAATCTGTTAGAACCTATCGCTGATAAACCAAAGATCAATCTAGAGCGTTTTATCTATGATAATAGTACTGATTCATTTGATTTGGTCTGTAGTAAGTTTACTAGTTTGTTAAAAAAGCGCTTAGAGCTGCTTTTGAGCCTAGATTTAGCCCCTTATGAAAGACTTGCAGCATTGTTACACTATGAGGCAATTGATGCAGATTTTAGCTTTGATTTACATAATGATTCGATTTCCGTGCCTTATATTTATGCGCCAGATTACTTAAATACAAAACGTCTTAAGCATTTTAATAGTGATTATTTTGTCTTAACTCCAAATGAGATTAGCACGTGCTTTAATCAGGCAATATTTTATCCATGGTGGCAGTTAACAGATACATGGAATAAAATTAAAAATGATAATAAGCTTCCGCCAAAACATGCCTTTACCTATGAGACAGGGAATAAAGAAGACTTTGATTTGTGTACGGCAAAAAAACTATTATCAGGAATCTTGGCTTATATTGGGGGCGATACAGTCCCTGCTGGCGCAATTAAGTATGCTTGTTATGAACGTGACTTTTTTCGTATTCGTGCGCAAAATGGAGGCCTTATTGATTATGATGATAGTAAGCTTGGTCAGGTACTTACATCAGATGAGCGAATTGCACAACTTTATACAAAAGAGCATATTGTCTCAGGAAATGCACCGATAGAGATTAAGGCGCCTTGTGATAGAAGTGTACTCATAACTAGAACGTCATCATCAAGTGTGCATGAGGGTGATGAGGTTGCTAAAGTGATGAGTAATATCTTTAATATCGACTAA
- the dapF gene encoding diaminopimelate epimerase, which translates to MKLLKFYKMHASGNDFIVIDQRDNSQQLAVKDIKALCNRRYGIGADQLLLLKSSKSAICQMNIFNQDGTTAKQCGNGLRSVAYLMYQKHNIRHFEIEVNGALHRCEIIKDDEVLVEFPLPQIISKKPSLNINIDYLDAMELSVGNPHLVLWLNELISFDIPKLGKCLQSAYLPEGINVHFVECVDQHTINIRHFERGSGVTPSCGSGSIASVYSGVTSGLIETPVIVKTATDSFQINLTDKACTLIGNAVLVFEGNYFLEE; encoded by the coding sequence TTGAAACTACTAAAATTCTATAAAATGCATGCATCTGGTAATGACTTTATTGTGATTGATCAAAGAGATAATTCTCAGCAATTGGCAGTAAAAGATATCAAAGCACTATGTAATCGGCGCTATGGTATTGGTGCAGATCAACTTTTGTTATTAAAAAGCTCTAAGTCAGCGATATGTCAAATGAATATCTTTAACCAAGATGGAACAACTGCTAAGCAGTGTGGTAACGGCTTAAGATCGGTGGCTTATTTAATGTATCAAAAACATAATATAAGACATTTTGAAATTGAGGTTAATGGTGCGTTGCATCGCTGTGAAATAATTAAAGACGATGAGGTTTTGGTTGAGTTTCCCTTGCCTCAGATTATAAGTAAAAAGCCTTCGTTAAATATCAATATTGACTATCTTGATGCGATGGAGCTCTCTGTTGGTAATCCTCATCTAGTTTTATGGTTGAATGAGCTTATAAGCTTTGATATTCCAAAGTTAGGAAAGTGCTTGCAAAGTGCTTATTTACCAGAAGGGATTAATGTTCATTTTGTTGAATGTGTGGATCAACATACAATCAATATCCGCCATTTTGAACGTGGCTCAGGAGTGACACCATCTTGTGGAAGTGGCTCAATTGCTAGTGTGTATTCGGGTGTAACAAGTGGTTTGATTGAAACACCGGTTATAGTGAAAACTGCCACAGATAGTTTTCAGATAAATTTGACTGATAAAGCTTGTACACTTATTGGCAATGCGGTGTTAGTATTTGAAGGCAATTATTTTTTGGAGGAATAA
- a CDS encoding class I SAM-dependent methyltransferase, with protein sequence MSANTKNYYDEKALEYVANTANVDFSDLYERLNKYMTVVKNALDIGCGSGRDALYFANKGIEVTAIDFSSNIINEAKKINNHTNIEYIATDIENYKTNEKYDLIWANASLLHLKKDKLVEVLKNIKKMLSTKGYFYSCFKQGNNSEIDDLGRYFAYYDEQILRKVFENLNFNIRDFFISYDKTGRNVTWLNFVVSNFKG encoded by the coding sequence ATGAGTGCTAATACTAAAAACTACTATGATGAAAAAGCATTAGAGTATGTTGCAAATACTGCCAATGTAGATTTTTCAGATTTATATGAAAGATTAAATAAATATATGACTGTTGTTAAAAATGCTTTAGATATTGGTTGTGGCTCGGGCCGTGATGCTTTGTATTTCGCTAATAAAGGTATAGAAGTTACAGCAATAGATTTCTCAAGCAATATAATTAATGAAGCTAAAAAAATAAACAACCATACAAATATTGAGTATATAGCAACAGATATCGAAAACTATAAGACTAATGAGAAATATGATTTAATCTGGGCTAATGCTTCTTTATTGCATCTAAAAAAAGATAAGCTAGTCGAGGTGCTTAAGAATATTAAAAAAATGCTAAGCACAAAGGGGTATTTTTATTCATGTTTTAAGCAGGGTAATAATTCTGAGATTGATGATTTAGGTAGGTATTTTGCATATTATGATGAACAAATACTAAGGAAAGTATTTGAAAACTTAAACTTCAATATTAGAGATTTTTTTATCTCGTACGATAAAACAGGCAGGAATGTTACTTGGCTGAATTTTGTTGTATCTAACTTTAAAGGGTAG
- a CDS encoding HNH endonuclease domain-containing protein yields the protein MQYNTRVFNLFKRTTQSYKFLWGLALLELANDDSVISNKIRLDDILAYAAVYASNLATKYKVRLSCNSDSIFEKNILEAHSKTKDYKIKFTQIYSKDSREIIKKDFLKYVPYRFQSSFFDIKGNDSQKQRHYVDSIDSNNNRYSDILIYQIDYDNESLILNPNWREYLRKNYLLLKAYITQEFAKYLAKYNVDVPNLMLKVDPVADKNRENLTKQRIIWNDFIKDNLNIYDIYDGSILTSLNQGIDLDHYVPWNYVAHNMIWNLTPIKSSLNSQKSDRILIDDRYLSKLANQQYQLYDWVKSNNKTKVIEDYTIVSLNNLAKDSFINSYKIMIGSLCQSAIRQGFSEWKI from the coding sequence GTGCAATATAATACAAGAGTATTTAATCTCTTTAAACGAACTACTCAGTCATATAAGTTTCTTTGGGGTTTAGCATTATTAGAGTTAGCTAATGATGATAGTGTGATATCAAATAAAATTAGGTTAGATGATATTTTAGCTTATGCAGCTGTATATGCTTCTAATCTTGCTACTAAATATAAAGTCAGATTGAGTTGTAATAGTGATAGTATATTTGAAAAAAATATATTAGAAGCTCACTCAAAAACAAAAGATTACAAAATTAAATTTACACAAATATATAGTAAAGATTCTAGAGAAATTATAAAGAAAGATTTTCTAAAATATGTACCATATAGATTTCAATCAAGTTTTTTTGATATAAAGGGTAATGATAGTCAAAAGCAAAGACACTATGTTGATTCTATTGACTCTAATAATAATCGGTATTCAGATATACTAATTTATCAAATAGATTACGATAATGAAAGTTTGATTTTAAACCCCAATTGGCGTGAATATCTAAGAAAAAATTACTTACTATTAAAAGCATATATTACTCAAGAGTTTGCTAAATATCTCGCTAAGTATAATGTTGATGTTCCTAATCTAATGCTTAAAGTTGATCCTGTAGCTGATAAAAATAGAGAAAATCTAACTAAGCAGAGAATTATTTGGAATGATTTTATAAAAGATAATCTCAATATTTACGATATTTATGATGGTTCAATCTTAACTAGTTTAAATCAAGGTATTGATTTAGATCACTATGTACCTTGGAACTATGTTGCTCATAATATGATTTGGAATTTAACACCAATTAAATCTAGCCTAAATAGCCAGAAATCAGATAGGATTTTAATAGATGATAGATATCTTAGTAAGTTGGCTAATCAGCAATATCAGTTATATGACTGGGTCAAATCAAATAACAAAACTAAAGTTATAGAAGACTACACTATAGTTTCTTTGAATAACTTAGCAAAGGATAGTTTTATTAATAGTTACAAGATTATGATAGGGTCGTTATGCCAATCTGCTATTAGACAGGGGTTTAGTGAATGGAAGATCTAA
- a CDS encoding restriction endonuclease: MSLIDRISKRWATRQKASRIEEKLKIRKIKAAEREQRKLKEEILERINNVIEKCDKDTVAGINVSFLNDCDYSQLTGWFRCKDDFFKDIANIVFIFHLAEYYLNKYVDIYFNQKFLPAMEKCRNLYQGEEFFPKEEIYKNLIVMWENQDLHRDNLEKLSKNYEEQYLGIEKLNEAAEEDTEKTIKNIKYIEESKSNGRLNQEQISQYDNILKTYVEAWSVNKRTAIIFWEDEDFKTHLKDLKYTEQYKILKKIESHSFEAYFLEKVIMCINTYLANNQIFSQEKIPYKYSIDDYFNYKKTYLQEKERNELEDFFTSEGKRVNASNESSEEKNNILKIESIDQMNGAEFEDFCAKLYQAKGYIVEQTPLSGDHGADLIAKAPDNKVYVIQCKRYSNTVSNTAIQEIYAAKSYYNADYSCVVTNSYFTQGARKLAKATNTLLVDRDSLILDINYLQNVL, translated from the coding sequence ATGAGCTTAATTGATAGAATATCTAAGCGGTGGGCTACGAGACAAAAAGCTTCACGCATAGAAGAAAAGTTAAAAATAAGAAAAATAAAAGCAGCAGAAAGAGAACAAAGAAAGCTGAAAGAAGAAATCCTAGAGAGAATAAATAATGTCATAGAAAAGTGTGATAAAGACACTGTTGCTGGAATAAATGTAAGTTTTTTAAATGATTGCGATTACTCACAGCTCACTGGTTGGTTTAGATGTAAAGATGATTTCTTTAAAGATATTGCTAATATAGTTTTTATATTTCACTTGGCTGAGTATTATTTAAATAAATATGTCGATATATATTTTAACCAAAAATTTCTTCCAGCTATGGAGAAATGTCGGAATCTATATCAAGGAGAAGAATTCTTTCCTAAAGAAGAAATTTATAAAAATTTAATTGTAATGTGGGAAAATCAAGATTTACATAGAGATAATTTAGAAAAACTTAGTAAAAATTATGAAGAGCAATATTTAGGTATTGAAAAACTTAATGAAGCTGCAGAAGAAGATACTGAAAAAACTATTAAAAATATTAAATATATAGAAGAGTCAAAATCTAATGGTAGACTTAATCAAGAACAAATTTCACAATATGATAATATTTTAAAAACATATGTAGAAGCATGGTCAGTTAATAAAAGAACAGCAATAATATTTTGGGAGGATGAAGATTTTAAAACACATCTCAAAGATCTAAAATATACTGAACAATACAAAATACTTAAAAAAATTGAAAGTCACTCTTTTGAAGCTTACTTTTTAGAAAAGGTAATTATGTGTATCAATACCTATTTAGCTAATAATCAAATATTTTCTCAAGAAAAGATACCATATAAGTATAGTATAGATGACTACTTTAACTATAAAAAAACTTATCTGCAAGAAAAAGAGAGAAATGAATTAGAAGATTTTTTTACATCTGAGGGCAAAAGGGTTAATGCTAGTAATGAATCTAGTGAAGAGAAAAATAATATTCTTAAAATAGAATCAATCGATCAAATGAATGGAGCTGAGTTTGAAGATTTCTGTGCAAAACTATACCAAGCTAAGGGATATATAGTAGAGCAGACACCATTAAGTGGTGACCATGGTGCAGACTTAATCGCAAAAGCACCCGATAATAAAGTATATGTAATCCAATGTAAAAGATATTCTAATACAGTTAGTAATACAGCTATTCAGGAAATATATGCTGCTAAATCATATTATAATGCTGATTATTCTTGCGTAGTTACAAATAGCTATTTTACTCAAGGAGCGAGAAAGCTAGCTAAAGCGACAAATACTTTGCTTGTAGACAGAGACTCATTAATATTAGATATTAATTATCTACAAAATGTACTTTAA
- a CDS encoding DUF3987 domain-containing protein, producing the protein MDNILELQKEVTEVKPLELPINRKELPKFNTDCLPKVIADYVEYSSNVMQQPKQYIATASLVSIAGLLGNKVCLEVNSQKAYPILWGMLIGDSGTGKTPSINEPLKFIKEIDQDNLRAYAKEFQAYSTAKDIYDIELNELKNNFKKAEKNKKESIKNEIVDFGKLSPIKPYSREIILNTATKEAFLKKISNDSPNGLLLEIDELMDFIKSLVRSEKVEDHKLYVEAYNNGEFKSETISRGMQVVDNVTVSIIGGVQTSRLLDFTKSYDGSGLLARFQLIPLAEKQLREYREPNISTLYTLPYQSMLNELNKIPQRFNIIDNERVKSEPKKYSYTKEAKSLYADWFDNNEKVKNESGQSDLMIEYLGKANNTFHALALIYHLAYKNSGNHISKEVVQKVIASLNYFYDCADYLYSDNFNKSLDLAKKIVDIKPKLKNKNGFSIGDITRSKSSFRVLGKDLVQEALDVLEQYHHIKKTNNKGTKYNKYYWLY; encoded by the coding sequence ATGGATAATATTTTAGAGTTACAAAAAGAAGTTACAGAGGTTAAGCCATTGGAACTACCAATCAATAGAAAAGAATTACCAAAATTTAATACGGACTGCTTACCTAAAGTTATAGCTGATTATGTTGAATATTCATCTAATGTAATGCAACAGCCTAAGCAATATATCGCTACAGCAAGTTTAGTTAGTATAGCTGGATTATTGGGTAATAAAGTGTGTTTAGAAGTTAATAGTCAAAAAGCCTATCCTATTCTTTGGGGTATGTTAATTGGCGATAGCGGTACTGGGAAGACACCTAGTATTAATGAGCCATTAAAGTTTATAAAAGAAATAGATCAAGATAATTTAAGAGCCTACGCTAAGGAATTTCAAGCTTATTCAACTGCAAAAGATATTTATGATATTGAATTAAATGAATTAAAAAATAATTTTAAAAAAGCTGAAAAAAATAAAAAAGAAAGTATAAAAAATGAGATAGTAGATTTTGGAAAATTAAGTCCAATAAAACCATATTCAAGAGAGATAATATTAAATACAGCCACCAAAGAGGCTTTCCTTAAGAAAATATCAAATGATAGTCCAAACGGCTTATTACTTGAAATTGATGAGTTGATGGACTTTATAAAGTCGTTAGTTAGGTCTGAAAAGGTCGAGGATCATAAACTTTATGTGGAGGCGTACAATAATGGGGAATTTAAAAGTGAAACTATATCTAGAGGAATGCAAGTGGTAGATAATGTAACAGTTTCTATTATTGGAGGCGTACAAACATCAAGACTTTTAGATTTTACTAAAAGTTATGATGGAAGTGGTCTATTAGCAAGGTTTCAGTTGATTCCACTAGCTGAAAAGCAGTTAAGAGAATATAGAGAGCCAAACATAAGTACACTCTATACTTTGCCATATCAAAGTATGTTGAATGAGCTCAATAAAATTCCCCAAAGATTTAATATCATTGATAATGAAAGAGTTAAATCAGAACCTAAGAAATACAGCTATACTAAAGAAGCTAAGAGTTTATATGCAGATTGGTTTGATAATAATGAAAAAGTAAAAAATGAGAGTGGGCAAAGTGATTTAATGATAGAGTATCTAGGTAAAGCTAACAATACTTTCCATGCTTTAGCTTTAATATATCATTTAGCTTATAAGAATAGTGGCAACCATATAAGCAAAGAAGTAGTACAAAAGGTTATAGCTAGTCTAAATTACTTTTATGATTGTGCAGATTATTTATATAGTGATAATTTTAATAAATCTTTAGATTTGGCTAAGAAGATAGTAGATATAAAACCTAAATTAAAAAATAAAAATGGTTTTAGTATTGGAGATATTACTAGAAGTAAAAGTAGTTTTAGAGTCTTAGGTAAAGACTTAGTGCAGGAGGCTTTAGATGTTTTGGAACAATATCATCATATTAAGAAAACTAATAACAAAGGTACTAAATACAATAAGTATTATTGGTTATATTAA
- a CDS encoding DNA primase has translation MDSIQLRDFAESNGYTLPNNFDYNIGIGEIVRFKDINKNKDNKDLWIKNIDNNIFVFGDWKTGEKYTYIDNDSQYNYHGKKEVSYKVQQQKKAELQSKQELAKKLGAYYLSLPKANDNHAYLVAKGIKSHGVIKQDKDKLIIPCIGIEEPFKGKLQSIQTILPNGFKQFYKGANAKDSFLMLNKSSNDSFIFVEGLATGISVLNAIYDKDNISVIVCFNCNNLKPIVSYFYSLYPNANLCIFADDDKNGVGIKKANEVAAIIPSIKIYPPPFDPILKETFSELSDWNDYLQIYKTTIIKGDF, from the coding sequence ATGGATAGTATACAATTGAGAGATTTTGCAGAATCAAATGGATATACACTACCCAACAATTTTGATTATAACATAGGTATAGGAGAGATAGTTCGATTTAAGGATATTAATAAAAATAAAGATAATAAAGATTTATGGATAAAGAATATTGATAATAATATATTTGTCTTTGGCGATTGGAAGACAGGCGAGAAGTATACCTATATAGATAATGATAGCCAATATAACTACCATGGTAAAAAAGAAGTTAGCTACAAAGTACAACAGCAAAAAAAAGCAGAGTTACAGAGTAAACAAGAACTAGCTAAAAAGTTAGGAGCTTATTATTTATCACTGCCTAAAGCAAATGATAACCATGCGTATTTAGTTGCTAAGGGTATTAAAAGCCATGGAGTTATTAAACAGGATAAAGACAAATTAATTATTCCATGTATTGGTATAGAAGAGCCTTTTAAGGGTAAATTACAGAGTATACAAACTATACTACCTAATGGCTTTAAACAATTCTACAAAGGAGCTAATGCTAAAGATAGTTTTCTAATGCTAAATAAATCATCAAATGATAGTTTTATTTTTGTAGAGGGGTTGGCAACTGGTATTAGTGTATTAAATGCTATTTATGATAAAGATAATATCAGTGTAATAGTTTGCTTTAATTGTAACAATCTCAAACCTATTGTGAGCTACTTTTATAGTTTATATCCTAATGCTAATTTATGTATTTTTGCAGATGATGATAAAAATGGTGTAGGTATTAAAAAAGCTAATGAAGTTGCTGCAATAATACCAAGTATAAAAATATATCCCCCTCCATTTGATCCAATACTAAAAGAAACTTTTTCAGAGCTTAGTGATTGGAATGATTATTTACAAATATACAAAACTACAATAATAAAGGGAGATTTTTAA
- a CDS encoding AlpA family transcriptional regulator, which translates to MKAMKIKEVIDRVGLSKSTIYRLAKANQFPRPIKLAENSSAWIKSEVDAWLQSKIEARG; encoded by the coding sequence ATGAAGGCTATGAAAATAAAAGAAGTAATAGATAGAGTGGGACTATCTAAATCAACAATATACCGGCTCGCAAAAGCAAATCAATTTCCTAGACCAATCAAGTTGGCTGAGAATAGTTCAGCTTGGATTAAGTCAGAAGTTGATGCTTGGTTACAATCAAAAATTGAAGCTAGAGGGTAA
- a CDS encoding site-specific integrase has protein sequence MTKLTKKQIDNIKHSGITKNVQRIKDIDNLYLEIKPSNAKSWLYRYQFRGKSKSIGLGGYPKISLAEAREIAIEFNSKRAKGIDPKLELQQSKIDNNKDFRKIAIDWLEKKSKEIALATYRKSKGYLFNDILPKFQNRNIDEIKYTEIVNFLKSFSSTPTKQNKIKVTLSGIYQFAKAHGLCEVNHISRDLSFIMEKERNENYSFIHPIDNQYNLSMLLNDIDSYHGNIIVKKALQLAPYLAFRPNMIVSLKWSDFREKDKLLVINAENMKMRQEFKQPLSKQAFDIIMSMKDYTGSSIYIFSNRKGKHITPDSLRGAMQRGLGYDGNKKLKFTTHGWRHTTSTGLYFLQRKHRWQSEAIEMVLDHKERNSVKAVYNNYDYLDERREILSVWSDFIDNIKQSANVIDFEKVS, from the coding sequence ATGACAAAACTAACCAAGAAACAAATAGATAATATTAAACATTCAGGTATAACTAAAAATGTGCAGAGAATTAAAGATATAGATAATCTGTATTTAGAGATAAAACCAAGTAATGCTAAAAGTTGGCTGTATAGGTATCAATTTAGAGGAAAATCAAAAAGTATAGGTTTAGGCGGCTATCCTAAAATATCGCTTGCCGAGGCTCGTGAAATAGCTATTGAATTTAATAGTAAGCGAGCTAAAGGCATAGACCCTAAATTAGAGTTGCAGCAATCTAAAATAGATAATAATAAGGACTTTAGAAAGATAGCTATCGACTGGTTAGAAAAGAAATCTAAAGAAATTGCTTTAGCTACTTACAGAAAATCAAAAGGGTACTTATTTAATGATATTTTACCCAAGTTTCAAAATAGAAATATTGATGAGATTAAGTATACTGAGATAGTAAATTTCCTTAAATCTTTTAGCTCAACACCAACAAAGCAAAATAAAATTAAGGTTACATTGTCAGGGATATATCAATTTGCAAAAGCTCATGGTCTTTGTGAAGTTAATCATATAAGTAGAGATTTAAGCTTTATTATGGAAAAAGAAAGAAATGAAAATTACTCATTTATTCACCCTATAGATAATCAATATAACTTATCCATGCTTTTAAATGATATAGATAGCTATCATGGTAATATCATAGTTAAAAAAGCTTTACAGCTTGCACCGTATTTAGCATTTAGACCAAATATGATTGTTAGCTTAAAATGGAGTGATTTTAGAGAAAAAGATAAGCTACTAGTAATTAATGCTGAAAATATGAAAATGAGGCAGGAATTTAAACAGCCATTGAGTAAGCAAGCTTTTGATATCATAATGAGTATGAAAGATTATACAGGCAGCAGTATTTATATATTTAGTAATAGAAAAGGTAAGCATATAACTCCCGATAGTCTAAGAGGGGCTATGCAGAGAGGTTTAGGTTATGATGGTAATAAAAAGCTCAAATTCACTACTCATGGTTGGAGGCACACGACTAGCACAGGGTTATATTTCTTACAAAGAAAACATAGATGGCAGAGTGAAGCTATTGAAATGGTATTAGACCATAAAGAAAGAAATAGTGTTAAGGCTGTTTACAATAATTATGATTATTTGGATGAAAGAAGAGAGATTTTATCTGTATGGTCTGATTTTATAGATAATATAAAACAAAGTGCTAATGTGATAGACTTTGAGAAAGTAAGTTAA
- a CDS encoding FeoA domain-containing protein, which yields MSYQKNDKFIIKGFHESCPSAFKDKIIAMGVIEGQEMTVINKSILGGPIAFETNCGIFSLRKKDLDFLKLEKIN from the coding sequence ATGAGCTATCAGAAAAATGATAAATTTATTATCAAAGGTTTCCATGAAAGTTGTCCAAGTGCTTTTAAAGATAAGATAATAGCTATGGGAGTCATAGAAGGCCAAGAGATGACAGTTATAAACAAATCGATATTAGGAGGTCCTATAGCATTTGAAACAAACTGTGGAATATTTTCATTACGTAAGAAAGATTTAGATTTTTTGAAATTAGAAAAAATAAATTAA
- a CDS encoding SPOR domain-containing protein, translated as MKDLSKLDIPKKQKNEVPQEPEKPKLNKKKKLVIIAVVCLLCIAVASKLINKHFKKLKAEEKAKIEQLADKSETKKTSKDTNPDKKADSDKKKGFSENTPSGKMVFTFYDNLKHDSVNVNVEPEAKRAQYKYTYIYQVASFRNMDETSWYVSKMKKVGLNPQFKRVGNWIRMYIGPYDSQRAMAPDIIKLQRIGLNGGFPREVSRTKIEPKDDKKDSNTSTDEKDNSTEKTQDNQ; from the coding sequence ATGAAAGATCTATCAAAATTAGATATACCTAAAAAACAAAAAAATGAGGTTCCACAAGAACCTGAAAAACCTAAATTAAATAAGAAAAAGAAATTAGTTATTATAGCTGTTGTATGCCTTTTATGTATTGCTGTTGCTTCAAAACTTATAAATAAACACTTTAAGAAGCTTAAAGCCGAAGAAAAAGCAAAAATAGAGCAACTAGCTGATAAAAGTGAAACTAAGAAAACCTCAAAAGACACTAATCCAGATAAAAAAGCTGATAGTGATAAAAAGAAAGGTTTCTCTGAAAACACTCCCAGTGGCAAGATGGTGTTTACATTTTATGACAACCTTAAACATGATAGCGTTAATGTAAACGTAGAGCCTGAGGCTAAAAGAGCTCAATATAAATATACATATATATATCAAGTGGCATCTTTTAGAAATATGGATGAAACATCTTGGTATGTTAGCAAAATGAAAAAAGTTGGCTTAAACCCTCAATTCAAGCGTGTAGGAAACTGGATTAGAATGTATATAGGTCCATATGATAGTCAACGTGCTATGGCTCCAGATATTATTAAACTACAAAGAATAGGTCTAAATGGTGGATTCCCTAGAGAAGTTAGTCGTACTAAGATAGAGCCTAAAGATGATAAGAAAGATTCTAATACATCTACTGATGAAAAAGACAACTCAACTGAAAAAACTCAAGACAACCAGTAA
- a CDS encoding MBL fold metallo-hydrolase produces the protein MQVKRWFLNNSLRNYQYLLFDNDNAIVIDPLKADIFDDFIKKNSLQLRAILITHKHGDHIAGVKKLIELYPNAKIYAYTDNDLFKPDVYVEDGDVIDLGFTSFKVMYTPGHISDHVSFLFEKEKALFCGDTLFNAGVGGVHAETADVNKLYESLVKIAKLDAEIKPYPAHDYWQSNLDFALSILPDDESFNYYRKQICDLDAEDKPIVDLAEESKLNIFIRSIDDSALKHALPDYSLGRDMFVKLRELKNNF, from the coding sequence ATGCAGGTTAAAAGATGGTTCTTAAACAATAGCTTGAGAAACTACCAATATCTTTTATTTGATAATGATAATGCAATAGTTATAGATCCTTTAAAAGCTGATATTTTTGATGATTTTATTAAAAAAAATAGTCTACAGCTTAGAGCAATACTTATAACACATAAGCATGGAGATCATATTGCGGGTGTTAAAAAGCTAATTGAGTTGTATCCTAATGCTAAAATTTATGCATATACAGATAATGATTTGTTTAAGCCTGATGTATATGTTGAAGATGGTGATGTAATTGATTTGGGCTTTACTAGCTTTAAAGTTATGTATACACCTGGACATATTTCGGATCATGTTAGCTTTTTATTTGAGAAAGAGAAAGCTCTATTTTGTGGAGATACTTTGTTTAATGCAGGTGTTGGCGGTGTTCATGCTGAAACTGCAGATGTAAACAAGCTATATGAATCATTAGTCAAAATAGCAAAATTAGATGCAGAGATAAAACCTTATCCAGCCCATGATTACTGGCAAAGTAATTTAGATTTTGCATTAAGCATCCTACCGGATGATGAGAGCTTTAACTATTATAGAAAACAGATTTGTGACTTAGATGCCGAAGATAAGCCAATAGTAGATCTAGCAGAGGAAAGTAAACTTAATATTTTTATTAGATCTATTGATGACAGTGCTCTTAAACATGCATTGCCAGATTATTCGTTAGGTAGAGATATGTTTGTAAAATTGCGAGAATTAAAAAATAATTTTTGA